GCCACCTCCTCCAATTTCAAGAATGAGAGATCATATTCACGTAAATTGAGTCTGGCTCACGTAAACTTAAGTATTGCGTTTGGCTCCAAGAGGGAATTGACAAATTGACATTATACCTATACATTGATAGTTATATAATCTAACTATATCTATTGGATTTTAACGAAATTGTGGGGGAAAATGTGGCAGACGACCCAaccatttttaagaaaatattgattcaacTAAAAACATTTGTGCATTTTATTGGAATGTCTTTGGCAATAATCTGCAAAATCACATAATTATTTTGCCATAATGCAAATCCGGTATACTATTGTTCTAGCCATCAAATAGTTTATACTATTCACAATGATATTCCATTCATTGTATCATTGTCACGTGACTTGGGAGCATTGAGAGTTAGCGCTCGAAACCTCACACTTGTAACTACTGtaactaaagttttttaattGTGGAAATAGTGAGACTTTCTATCAAAGGGAGTTAAGTTTATGGTTTCTTGACTTTAAACAGTCATATGTAGCTTTACATGAGATTTGTACATGAACCTACCTTACTTGAGGTTCACAGCTTTTTTAGGTAAGATTccattattttcatatttaagaATCGCTTTCATAATATACCTTACTTGAGGTACATGAACCTACCTTACTTGAGGTTCACATCTTTTTTAGATTGCACcaaatatcataataataCAAAGAATTCATGTCGTAAAGCATGgactttatataaaattatattcagtttaaaatattttaactatcttacaaaatttggttttgacaTCTCAAgaataaatgattaaaacttaaaaaagtttttttttttaaatgtcgTTCtagttttgaaaaacaatgtATCATTCTAATTTTTCATACCAAAAACCAACTTTATTTCGAAGATTTTgtaaccaaattataaactatgGTTGGTGGAAGTTAAAGAGGGAAGTTGTGAACCGCGAGGTAAGTCATGATACCAGCAGTAAAACCCGCAAAAGCAAAACCGCTCACCTGCTCGGAAAAAAGAACCTTTGTTATCGATTTGTTGATCTTGTTATGTTGAACTGAGCCAAAGAGGCATTTCAGTCTTACCTTACGAAAGTACCAAAAGAAATTGACTTTCTCCATACTCATGAAGATTACTCCAGCAGCAGACCCAGTAATAAGCATGGAACCGCCTGTTCCAGCGCAAAATGAAATGAGTTGCCAAAACTCAGAATCTTGAGGGAATGTTGAGAGGTCATACATCCCCATTGTTGCCGCAACCAATGGGACATTATCTATGATGGCTGATACCACTCCAATAATACTTGCAATCAGTTCAACATTGGCTATATGAGCATCAAGATAGTTCGCAATCACTTTGAGAATCCCAGCCGCATCAAGACTGAaatatatacaacaacaatatcaaaatattgcacataacaaatattatatgttacgGAAACCAATTCATGGTGGTCTAATGGTTATCATTGCGATGACAATTATGATTGGCCAAATGGGAATGCCTTAAATGGCATGCTTATGCAATTTCAagttatcaaagaaaaagagaagtgaCTAGGTTTGGTTGTTTAATTACCTGCTCATAGATAGCAAAATCCCAAGGAAAAATAAAGCTCCTTGTGAATCAATCCGAGACAAAGCATGTGGAAGTTTTAGGTGTTGTCTCTCTAAGTCACCATAATGGATGACATCTGTCAAAATCCAAATGACTCCAAGACCCAACAAGATACCCATGTAAGGAGGCAATCCGGTTAATGACTTAAACAGTGGGACAAAAAGCAAAGCTCCAAAACCAACTCCAAATACAAGCTTTCCTCTTGGAGCACTACGATCATAAGCTAATAATGGTGTAGGAGGAGTATTTAGTCCCATTCCATGTACCTCACTGATAGAgaccaaaaagaaacttaaagTCACATAAGAAAGTTGAAACCTTGGCTTCGAGGATTCAAGAAGAGTTTAACCTGGTCAATGACATGAGAGCCAGTGGAACAACAAGAGAAATCGCTGAAGGTAAAAAAAGGTTctagagagaagaaagtaaaatcTCCATCATTTGCATATTCAAGCTCcttaatgaatttttttgaattgataACTTGTGAAGAAGAACCTTTATAGTCGAAAATGTTGATATATGGCCATGTATCCATAGCATAGTTGTAGTAACATCACCAATAGGAGTCCAAGCTCCTCCTGCATTTGCTGCTATAACCACAACTGCTCCTAAAAGTCTTGCCATAGGTTATATTGAACACACATACTAACGTTAATACGACATTCACATCATAATGTTCCATATAaagagaattgtttttaagggaataaaaaataactattCAAAATATAGAATCTCTTAAAAATGAATGTCACGGATTGGTGTTTCTTTAATATTCACTATAGAGACCAATATTTCCTCAGTGTGAGCAGCTTAAAGCCTTGactgaaaacaacaaaaaaactaaccaaaaagGTACAACTATTAAATTTTCGTACTTGCGGTATTCTGATGGAGGAATTAGTCTTCTCAGTAGCGACACCATTACAATAGTAGATGTTAGGTTGTCAAGAACAGAGCTGAGGAAAAAGGTCGCGAAACCAATCTGAAAACGAAACCATAAATCTAAAGTGAAGATAATGCGAGAGCaagagcaaagaagaaaactcatatcctcaaaccaaaaagcttggaagcaaaaacaaataagaaatgGAACAAAAATACCACCCATAAAAGTATCTTCGGTTTCCTAGATGTTATACAATCTGTAACCAGCTTAAATCCTTGATGAGCATCAATTATTTCCACAATGGTCATTGCTCCGAGCATGTAGAACACTATTTGGCTAACTTCACTTGTTGCGTGTTGAAGCTCTAAAGTAACAATTTCTACAGAAGTCTGTAAACAAGAGATTACACAACATTACTAATCACATATAACTTTATATCTAGTTTTGTTATAAGCTATACTTGATCAGAGCATTAACAATAGAGGTGAAAATCCAAACGTatacaaatcatttttatacCTCGATGCTTCGCACAACCCACAAACTAACGGCCATCAAAAGTGCTATTCCGCTTTTACTAAATGATAAAGACTCCTCGAAGATGATCAACACATATCCTATTCCAAACAACAATGCCataacaatattttgtatCATGATGTGGTATATTCAAATAgctacaaaatatttttctgaaTCGTTATGTTGTATGTTTCTCTATAGCCAAGGTTTTGGAGAGATAATCTGATAGATTATatttcttcaacaaaattattgaCATGTCTGTTGTTTACTGATTTCTTTAgcttttaataaataatttttttaactaaagcaagaacaaatatccaaaaatatagatgtaaatcaaattttacatattaaaGTATATGCAAAAAAGAACCAATGAATTTcatagttttattttcaaagcTAAAATTTAAtcgaaaattaaattaaatcttttcaaatatccaattaaataaaataaagttttgtctattcaattaaaatttagtattgaAATACCTTTTCTCTTGATTATGATATTTATTCTGAAAATTTGTACCAAAAGCCTATCATATGGATTTAAACTCAAATAAGGCAAGTTATttaaaaggggaaaaaaaaattaagttctTAACCAGAAAACCTGAACTAAACTGAATCAATATTAGGTGGGTTTCTTTGGTTTCGATTAAACCGAAATTAATGAATTTGGTTTGCAAAACACTGACGAGATTATTGTCGAATATAATAGAAGGCGTGATTGTTGCCGTCTCATTGGTCActgatatgaaacaaaaccaaactagAATCTTTGACAAAAATCGAACCTTTAAAACTCAGATTTTATCTCTCTTCAGTCTCCACGCTGCTTGAAACTGAAGCAGAGAAGCAAAGAGATGTCTTTTGAGGAGTTTACGCCGTTAAACGAGAAGTCTCTTGTAGACTACATCAAGTCAACACCTGCTCTCTCTTCCAAGATCGGAGCCGACAAGTCCGATGATGATTTGGTTATCAAAGAAGTTGGAGATGGCAATCTCAATTTCGTTTTCATCGTTGTTGGATCCTCTGGTTCTCTTGTCATCAAACAGGTTCGCTTCTTTGTTCATCACCTAAGCATAACAGATTcatatctctttgttttagtTGGAAAGTAAAGTATTTATAGATtaggaattagggtttatttgATGTGCGTTTCAGATTCTATCTATCTGATTTGTCTTCACAATACTAGATTGTGCTTTACTCTGCTATTGCTCTGATCTTGAGTATGAAATGAGCAAACTTTGATGTCTCTGACTTCATGCAAAATagaaaagctttgatttttcaagGAATCagattgttgatgatttgattCTCTGTTTATAAGTACAGGCTCTTCCATATATTCGCTGTATCGGTGAATCATGGCCAATGACGAAAGAAAGAGCTTATTTTGAAGCAACAACTTTGAGAAAGCATGGAAATTTATCACCTGATCATGTTCCTGAAGTCTACCATTTTGACAGAACAATGGCGTTGATTGGAATGAGATACCTTGAGCCTCCTCATATCATTCTCCGCAAAGGACTCATTGCTGGGATTGAGTATCCTTTCCTCGCAGACCACATGTCTGATTACATGGCGAAgactctcttcttcacttctctCCTCTATCACGATACCACAGAGCACAGAAGAGCAGGTTCAAAACCCTCAcatctattttatttactagTCAATGTTATCGTGTTGCTTGTAGTGAGtgtcttttgtgtttgtgtagtAACCGAATTTTGTGGTAATGTGGAGTTATGCCGATTAACGGAGCAAGTTGTGTTTTCGGACCCATATAGAGTTTCCACATTTAATCGTTGGACTTCACCttatcttgatgatgatgctaaGGCTGTGCGCGAAGACAGTGCCTTGAAGCTCGAAATCGCAGAGCTAAAATCGATGTATGTGTTTTCTCATTTCCCGGTAATTTCCGCTAGGATTTGCTAGTATCTCTGAACCACCATTGTGTATTATGTTGTTAGGTTCTGTGAAAGAGCTCAAGCTTTAATACATGGTGATCTTCATACTGGTTCTGTCATGGTTACTCAAGATTCAACGCAAGTTATAGATCCAGAGTTTTCGTTCTATGGACCGATGGGTTTCGATATTGGCGCTTATCTTGGTAACTTGATACTAGCTTTCTTTGCACAAGATGGACACGCCACTCAGGAAAATGATCGAAAAGTAAGCAATTTATTCAGAATTCTGATTTGCAGTTTTTCTGTCTAGGCATCGTCTACACGGTTGCAAGTACATCAGTTTAAAGCAACATGATTCTATTTTCAGGAATACAAGCAGTGGATCTTGAGAACCATTGAGCAAACTTGGAATTTGTTTAACAAAAGGTTCATTGCGCTATGGGATCAAAACAAAGATGGACCAGGCGAAGCATACCTTGCAGATATCTATAACAATACCGAGGTTTTGAAGTTTGTTCAAGAAAACTACATGAGGAATTTGTTGCATGACTCACTCGGATTCGGCGCTGCAAAGATGATTAGGTGAGAGAATCTTAGTCCATGAGATTTCTTTGTCGATCATATAAACTCAGAAACGTTGTTGACAGTGTTGGTTTGATGATATGGCAGGAGAATTGTGGGAGTGGCACATGTTGAGGACTTTGAATCAATCGAAGAAGATAAGCGAAGAGCTATTTGCGAGAGAAGTGCACTCGAGTTTGCGAAGATGCTTCTCAAGGAAAGGAGAAAGTTTAAGAGTATCGGTGAAGTTGTTTCAGCAATTCAACAACAAAGCTAAGACAATTTATAATGTTCTTCTGCTGAAGTTCTTGAAAGTCTTGTTTTGATCTTGGGAGTTAATTGGCAAGAAAAGTATCACAATGCTGCTTATCACATGGATTTGTAATTTAGTGGTttgtggtggtgatgatggtatTCAAATGCATTTTgttacaataataataataaaagtttagaaatattttcacttttgaaGATTATCTACTTATCTTTATGAGATTTGACTTCCACAATCTCTACTGGTTCACTGTTGGTGTGACTGGTGAGTGGTGACAAGATGGCAGAGGACCATAAATCAGCACCGTTAGTATTCGCCACGTGTACGGTCCAAGCTAGTGGAACAAGACATAAACCATTGCTTCTCAACTCTTTCACTTTCATCGTCGGGTTTACTTCTCCGGTGTCTTCGTCGTCCTGACGACACATCAACTATTCATCAGTCACAACACCGTCAAAATAGTAATCTTTTAAGTCTTAAAACAGTCGTTTCGAATcatggaaaaataaatatcttccGGTTTTATTGATAAAGACATAGagtgtaacaaaaaaagaggataccaagaaaaaagtgtaacaaaaaaatgaaataagatAATACAAAAGGATGATGGATGACTTACAAGAGGGTTATGTTTGAAGTAAGGGGTTGAAAGAACTTGAACTTGGTCTTGTAAGAATTTTATGTAACCCATTGTTTCATGCAACACTGATGCTGCATCTGTCTAttcaaattttccaaattacatttttcttaGTTAAAATGTAGAAAGtaaactaattttaattacCAAAACACATAATGTACCTCCAAAACAGTAAAATATAGTCCGTGAATATCTCTCTACAAGTAAAGGTTTCAAGCTAATACCAAATGACGTAACTATAGTAAAAGTTTCAAGTTTACATCAAAATTTAATCACCTAGATTCagggttttgattttagttCAGTATTATGTTGATAAGAGATAtatgaaccaaaaacaaagagagaaggtAACTTGTTTTAGTATATTGATCCACCTTGCCATATGGAGAAAC
This sequence is a window from Arabidopsis thaliana chromosome 1 sequence. Protein-coding genes within it:
- the MTK gene encoding S-methyl-5-thioribose kinase (S-methyl-5-thioribose kinase (MTK); CONTAINS InterPro DOMAIN/s: Methylthioribose kinase (InterPro:IPR009212), Aminoglycoside phosphotransferase (InterPro:IPR002575), Protein kinase-like domain (InterPro:IPR011009); Has 954 Blast hits to 954 proteins in 299 species: Archae - 0; Bacteria - 750; Metazoa - 4; Fungi - 0; Plants - 63; Viruses - 0; Other Eukaryotes - 137 (source: NCBI BLink).) gives rise to the protein MSFEEFTPLNEKSLVDYIKSTPALSSKIGADKSDDDLVIKEVGDGNLNFVFIVVGSSGSLVIKQALPYIRCIGESWPMTKERAYFEATTLRKHGNLSPDHVPEVYHFDRTMALIGMRYLEPPHIILRKGLIAGIEYPFLADHMSDYMAKTLFFTSLLYHDTTEHRRAVTEFCGNVELCRLTEQVVFSDPYRVSTFNRWTSPYLDDDAKAVREDSALKLEIAELKSMFCERAQALIHGDLHTGSVMVTQDSTQVIDPEFSFYGPMGFDIGAYLGNLILAFFAQDGHATQENDRKEYKQWILRTIEQTWNLFNKRFIALWDQNKDGPGEAYLADIYNNTEVLKFVQENYMRNLLHDSLGFGAAKMIRRIVGVAHVEDFESIEEDKRRAICERSALEFAKMLLKERRKFKSIGEVVSAIQQQS
- the NHD2 gene encoding Na+/H+ antiporter 2 (Na+/H+ antiporter 2 (NHD2); FUNCTIONS IN: potassium:hydrogen antiporter activity, sodium:hydrogen antiporter activity; INVOLVED IN: sodium ion transport; LOCATED IN: endomembrane system, integral to membrane; CONTAINS InterPro DOMAIN/s: Na+/H+ antiporter NhaD-like (InterPro:IPR018390), Divalent ion symporter (InterPro:IPR004680); BEST Arabidopsis thaliana protein match is: sodium:hydrogen antiporter 1 (TAIR:AT3G19490.1); Has 2599 Blast hits to 2589 proteins in 759 species: Archae - 70; Bacteria - 1706; Metazoa - 106; Fungi - 60; Plants - 74; Viruses - 0; Other Eukaryotes - 583 (source: NCBI BLink).): MALLFGIGYVLIIFEESLSFSKSGIALLMAVSLWVVRSIETSVEIVTLELQHATSEVSQIVFYMLGAMTIVEIIDAHQGFKLVTDCITSRKPKILLWVIGFATFFLSSVLDNLTSTIVMVSLLRRLIPPSEYRKLLGAVVVIAANAGGAWTPIGDVTTTMLWIHGHISTFSTIKNLFLPSAISLVVPLALMSLTSEVHGMGLNTPPTPLLAYDRSAPRGKLVFGVGFGALLFVPLFKSLTGLPPYMGILLGLGVIWILTDVIHYGDLERQHLKLPHALSRIDSQGALFFLGILLSMSSLDAAGILKVIANYLDAHIANVELIASIIGVVSAIIDNVPLVAATMGMYDLSTFPQDSEFWQLISFCAGTGGSMLITGSAAGVIFMSMEKVNFFWYFRKVSGFAFAGFTAGIMTYLAVHNFPL